A region of Scylla paramamosain isolate STU-SP2022 chromosome 25, ASM3559412v1, whole genome shotgun sequence DNA encodes the following proteins:
- the LOC135113402 gene encoding protein PTHB1-like isoform X2 encodes MSLFKAREWWGTAVEAATPGEEEECDAGCLLVANVNNEQPARDKVVVGGFSGSLRVFLPQAHRSEEGEEVSGYRPDHLLLETTLNYPILQLAVGKFVSSNSLEHLCILHPDRLVVCSVVGVGGGGGGGGQGEHFRLTIAYQHKLPRRGHSLVTGTFGGVRGKHYLAVQSLDGCLVVYEQESLAFVTFLPGSLLPGPIAYLPRADAIVTVAADWSLQCYRYQTIAVASENDNTTNNTTAAAAIPPNNNNNSSNNNRGGSGGRRLTPEWTQLLGEAAVELKVVGGEEGEPVSLLVLAQRGIYCFKESGVLKFVKKLEFDPSCFTAFIVDKGIHICVASHTNTLLVYRETQLKWASQLQFPPVALTRADFPGITGALVMLGEAGQVQVTYLGTDPSLFVAPPTETREINYDHTDKELVRLHKIIKASTKDTGALVGMGRGESDLLVYGTVGTQLEPWAGETRVAPLEGEGGTVPAVPVVLRITAHTPLNTVRVNVAVEKPIGVTQDTFVLRTVCDTSQIMIKFYQAEPYIPPSLSVTIITSYVSHTGAPRINTVQLELPLRLVVRPCTPSKEADHKITISSNKAAVNLPDLFPELVQDAGVGTAIGLQYYNGMEVTILSSRTTNRYRLQSDSMAALWLILKELMRRLKGYWNQPSRRDGEELQLGVASSFPTHELFFEIDAHFIRRKKHKELELQLARRSAQFRAVQRRLLTKFKDKTPTPLANLDSLLEGTYKQIHVTDVITENLKGMEEDGCQLSCVVRLVLEMTRLATGMSDQEFALLSAAVSPVVHLSMEQGWEETTDAAITFLLRSVLNRGSLVGGDPSTAVPPPTPMPRDAPPTPELTMPPDTSKLKKHLGILLDKITKGGAQLSLDSTSETKMPELSKETVWHDEPEDPSEPPPPPPEDDPTNVPLGSRLGEDRARSARIRSARQGPRPPLTPASLSEDMPEEDPATEPTPSEELPDLTGNPAAIQPPPPTVEEEPEPQVVDTPLPDPQGPKATLPPLQEDPSAPPGVSGVTKKDQLKKENTIESPADIFDLMEGDDVW; translated from the exons ATGTCGCTGTTCAAGGCGCGAGAGTGGTGGGGCACGGCAGTGGAGGCAGCCACccctggagaggaggaggagtgtgacgCGGGCTGTCTGCTGGTGGCTAACGTCAACAATGAACAGCCGGCGAGGGACAAGGTAGTGGTGGGCGGCTTCTCCGGCTCTCTCAGGGTCTTCTTaccgcag gcgcaCAGgtcagaggagggggaggaagtgtCAGGTTACCGGCCCGACCACCTGCTCCTGGAAACAACTCTCAACTACCCTATACTACAGCTGGCGGTTGGGAAGTTTGTCtc GAGTAACAGTCTGGAGCACCTCTGCATCCTTCACCCAGACCGCCTGGTAGTGTGCTCTGtagtgggtgtgggtggtggtggcggtggtggcgggcaGGGTGAACACTTCCGCCTCACCATCGCGTACCAGCACAAGTTGCCTCGCCGCGGTCACTCTCTGGTCactg GGACCTTTGGTGGGGTCCGAGGAAAACACTACTTGGCGGTGCAGTCGCTGGATGGGTGTCTGGTGGTGTACGAGCAAGAGAGTCTGGCCTTTGTCACCTTCCTGCCTGGGTCACTCCTGCCGGGGCCCATCGCGTACCTCCCCCGCGCCGATGCCATTGTGACGGTCGCTGCTGATTGGTCGCTTCAGTGCTATAG ataccaAACAATAGCAGTAGCATCCGAAAacgacaacaccaccaacaacaccaccgcAGCCGCCGCGATcccaccaaacaacaacaacaacagcagcaacaacaaccggGGGGGCAGCGGCGGCCGGCGGCTGACCCCAGAGTGGACGCAGCTACTTGGGGAGGCTGCGGTGGAATTGAaggtggtggggggggaggagggggagcctGTGAGCCTGCTGGTGTTGGCACAGAGAGGAATATATTGCTTCAAGGAGTCTGGGGTGCTGAAGTTTGTGAAGAAGCTCGAGTTTGATCCTTCCTGCTTCACTGCCTTCATTGTGG ACAAGGGCATTCACATCTGCGTCGCCAGCCACACCAACACTCTGCTGGTGTACCGAGAGACACAGCTGAAGTGGGCGTCTCAGCTGCAGTTCCCCCCAGTGGCCTTGACCCGCGCTGACTtcccg GGCATCACGGGGGCGCTGGTCATGCTGGGGGAGGCGGGGCAGGTACAGGTCACATATCTCGGCACCGACCCATCGCTGTTCGTCGCTCCGCCCACTGAGACAAGGGAGATTAACTACGACCACACTGACAAGGAGCTGGTTCGCCTACACAAGATTATCAAGGCCTCCACAAAGGATACCG GAGCGTTGGTTGGCATGGGTCGCGGTGAGAGTGACCTTCTAGTGTATGGTACAGTTGGCACTCAGCTGGAGCCCTGGGCCGGGGAGACGAGGGTGGCGCcgctggagggggaggggggtacaGTGCCAGCCGTCCCCGTGGTACTGCGCATCACGGCTCACACTCCTCTCAACACTGTGCGGGTCAATGTGGCGGTGGAGAAGCCCATTGGTGTGACGCAGGACACGTTTGTTCTGCGgactgtgt gCGACACCAGCCAGATAATGATTAAGTTCTACCAAGCTGAGCCGTACATCCCGCCCAGCCTGtccgtcaccatcatcacctcctaCGTCAGCCATACAGGGGCACCACGTATCAACACAGTGCAG CTTGAGTTGCCGCTGCGTCTGGTGGTGCGCCCGTGTACGCCCAGCAAGGAGGCCGACCACAAGATCACAATATCCAGCAACAAAGCCGCTGTTAACCTGCCAGACCTCTTTCCTG AGCTGGTGCAGGACGCAGGGGTGGGCACGGCAATCGGTCTACAGTACTACAATGGGATGGAGGTGACCATTCTGTCCTCCCGCACCACCAACAGATACCGCCTGCAGTCTGACAG CATGGCGGCTCTTTGGCTCATCCTGAAGGAGCTGATGCGGCGCCTAAAGGGGTACTGGAACCAGCCGAGCCGCAGGGACGGGGAGGAGCTGCAGCTGGGTgtcgcctcctccttccccacccacGAGCTCTTCTTTGAGATTGATGCCCACTTCATTCGCCGCAAGAAACACAAGGAGCTGGAG CTCCAGTTGGCAAGGCGTTCAGCTCAGTTCCGTGCAGTCCAGCGTCGCCTCCTTACCAAGTTCAAGGACAAGACGCCGACACCCCTTGCCAACCTGGACAGTCTTCTGGAGGGGACCTACAAGCAGATTCACGTCACTGATGTCATCACTGAAAATCTTAAG GGCATGGAGGAGGACGGATGCCAGCTGAGTTGCGTGGTGCGCCTGGTGCTGGAGATGACCCGCCTAGCCACTGGCATGAGCGACCAGGAGTTTGCCCTCCTCTCAGCGGCCGTGTCCCCTGTGGTGCACCTCTCCATGGAGCAG GGTTGGGAGGAGACAACAGATGCTGCCATCACCTTCCTCCTGCGATCAGTGCTAAATCGAGGGAGCTTGGTGGGCGGGGACCCCAGTACAGCCGTCCCCCCCCCAACACCCATGCCCCGTGATGCCCCACCCACCCCAGAGCTCACCATGCCTCCTGACACCAGTAAGCTCAAGAAACACCTGGGCATTCTGCTGGACAAGATCACAAAGGGAGGCGCTCAACTGTCTCTGGATTCCACATCTGAGACCAAGATGCCAG AGTTGAGTAAGGAGACAGTGTGGCATGATGAGCCAGAGGACCCATCAgagccaccgccgccaccgccagaGGACGACCCCACCAATGTGCCTCTGGGGTCGCGTCTGGGGGAGGACCGGGCGCGCTCAGCCAGGATCAGGTCAGCTCGCCAAGGCCCACGACCGCCCCTCACGCCCGCCTCCCTCTCAG AGGACATGCCTGAGGAGGACCCTGCTACAGAACCCACACCATCAGAGGAGCTGCCAGACCTTACAGGCAACCCAGCAGCCATCCAGCCGCCTCCTCCTACAGTAGAAGAGGAACCCGAGCCACAAGTAGTAGACACACCTTTACCAGACCCCCAGGGACCTAAGGCGACCCTGCCACCCCTTCAGGAAGACCCCAGCGCCCCGCCAGGAGTGTCAGGGGTTACCAAGAAGGATCAACTAAAGAAAGAGAACACCATTGAGAGTCCTGCTGATATATTTGACCTCATGGAAGGGGATGATGTTtggtag
- the LOC135113402 gene encoding protein PTHB1-like isoform X1 has product MSLFKAREWWGTAVEAATPGEEEECDAGCLLVANVNNEQPARDKVVVGGFSGSLRVFLPQAHRSEEGEEVSGYRPDHLLLETTLNYPILQLAVGKFVSSNSLEHLCILHPDRLVVCSVVGVGGGGGGGGQGEHFRLTIAYQHKLPRRGHSLVTGTFGGVRGKHYLAVQSLDGCLVVYEQESLAFVTFLPGSLLPGPIAYLPRADAIVTVAADWSLQCYRYQTIAVASENDNTTNNTTAAAAIPPNNNNNSSNNNRGGSGGRRLTPEWTQLLGEAAVELKVVGGEEGEPVSLLVLAQRGIYCFKESGVLKFVKKLEFDPSCFTAFIVDKGIHICVASHTNTLLVYRETQLKWASQLQFPPVALTRADFPGPRFLRGITGALVMLGEAGQVQVTYLGTDPSLFVAPPTETREINYDHTDKELVRLHKIIKASTKDTGALVGMGRGESDLLVYGTVGTQLEPWAGETRVAPLEGEGGTVPAVPVVLRITAHTPLNTVRVNVAVEKPIGVTQDTFVLRTVCDTSQIMIKFYQAEPYIPPSLSVTIITSYVSHTGAPRINTVQLELPLRLVVRPCTPSKEADHKITISSNKAAVNLPDLFPELVQDAGVGTAIGLQYYNGMEVTILSSRTTNRYRLQSDSMAALWLILKELMRRLKGYWNQPSRRDGEELQLGVASSFPTHELFFEIDAHFIRRKKHKELELQLARRSAQFRAVQRRLLTKFKDKTPTPLANLDSLLEGTYKQIHVTDVITENLKGMEEDGCQLSCVVRLVLEMTRLATGMSDQEFALLSAAVSPVVHLSMEQGWEETTDAAITFLLRSVLNRGSLVGGDPSTAVPPPTPMPRDAPPTPELTMPPDTSKLKKHLGILLDKITKGGAQLSLDSTSETKMPELSKETVWHDEPEDPSEPPPPPPEDDPTNVPLGSRLGEDRARSARIRSARQGPRPPLTPASLSEDMPEEDPATEPTPSEELPDLTGNPAAIQPPPPTVEEEPEPQVVDTPLPDPQGPKATLPPLQEDPSAPPGVSGVTKKDQLKKENTIESPADIFDLMEGDDVW; this is encoded by the exons ATGTCGCTGTTCAAGGCGCGAGAGTGGTGGGGCACGGCAGTGGAGGCAGCCACccctggagaggaggaggagtgtgacgCGGGCTGTCTGCTGGTGGCTAACGTCAACAATGAACAGCCGGCGAGGGACAAGGTAGTGGTGGGCGGCTTCTCCGGCTCTCTCAGGGTCTTCTTaccgcag gcgcaCAGgtcagaggagggggaggaagtgtCAGGTTACCGGCCCGACCACCTGCTCCTGGAAACAACTCTCAACTACCCTATACTACAGCTGGCGGTTGGGAAGTTTGTCtc GAGTAACAGTCTGGAGCACCTCTGCATCCTTCACCCAGACCGCCTGGTAGTGTGCTCTGtagtgggtgtgggtggtggtggcggtggtggcgggcaGGGTGAACACTTCCGCCTCACCATCGCGTACCAGCACAAGTTGCCTCGCCGCGGTCACTCTCTGGTCactg GGACCTTTGGTGGGGTCCGAGGAAAACACTACTTGGCGGTGCAGTCGCTGGATGGGTGTCTGGTGGTGTACGAGCAAGAGAGTCTGGCCTTTGTCACCTTCCTGCCTGGGTCACTCCTGCCGGGGCCCATCGCGTACCTCCCCCGCGCCGATGCCATTGTGACGGTCGCTGCTGATTGGTCGCTTCAGTGCTATAG ataccaAACAATAGCAGTAGCATCCGAAAacgacaacaccaccaacaacaccaccgcAGCCGCCGCGATcccaccaaacaacaacaacaacagcagcaacaacaaccggGGGGGCAGCGGCGGCCGGCGGCTGACCCCAGAGTGGACGCAGCTACTTGGGGAGGCTGCGGTGGAATTGAaggtggtggggggggaggagggggagcctGTGAGCCTGCTGGTGTTGGCACAGAGAGGAATATATTGCTTCAAGGAGTCTGGGGTGCTGAAGTTTGTGAAGAAGCTCGAGTTTGATCCTTCCTGCTTCACTGCCTTCATTGTGG ACAAGGGCATTCACATCTGCGTCGCCAGCCACACCAACACTCTGCTGGTGTACCGAGAGACACAGCTGAAGTGGGCGTCTCAGCTGCAGTTCCCCCCAGTGGCCTTGACCCGCGCTGACTtcccg GGCCCAAGGTTCCTGAGG GGCATCACGGGGGCGCTGGTCATGCTGGGGGAGGCGGGGCAGGTACAGGTCACATATCTCGGCACCGACCCATCGCTGTTCGTCGCTCCGCCCACTGAGACAAGGGAGATTAACTACGACCACACTGACAAGGAGCTGGTTCGCCTACACAAGATTATCAAGGCCTCCACAAAGGATACCG GAGCGTTGGTTGGCATGGGTCGCGGTGAGAGTGACCTTCTAGTGTATGGTACAGTTGGCACTCAGCTGGAGCCCTGGGCCGGGGAGACGAGGGTGGCGCcgctggagggggaggggggtacaGTGCCAGCCGTCCCCGTGGTACTGCGCATCACGGCTCACACTCCTCTCAACACTGTGCGGGTCAATGTGGCGGTGGAGAAGCCCATTGGTGTGACGCAGGACACGTTTGTTCTGCGgactgtgt gCGACACCAGCCAGATAATGATTAAGTTCTACCAAGCTGAGCCGTACATCCCGCCCAGCCTGtccgtcaccatcatcacctcctaCGTCAGCCATACAGGGGCACCACGTATCAACACAGTGCAG CTTGAGTTGCCGCTGCGTCTGGTGGTGCGCCCGTGTACGCCCAGCAAGGAGGCCGACCACAAGATCACAATATCCAGCAACAAAGCCGCTGTTAACCTGCCAGACCTCTTTCCTG AGCTGGTGCAGGACGCAGGGGTGGGCACGGCAATCGGTCTACAGTACTACAATGGGATGGAGGTGACCATTCTGTCCTCCCGCACCACCAACAGATACCGCCTGCAGTCTGACAG CATGGCGGCTCTTTGGCTCATCCTGAAGGAGCTGATGCGGCGCCTAAAGGGGTACTGGAACCAGCCGAGCCGCAGGGACGGGGAGGAGCTGCAGCTGGGTgtcgcctcctccttccccacccacGAGCTCTTCTTTGAGATTGATGCCCACTTCATTCGCCGCAAGAAACACAAGGAGCTGGAG CTCCAGTTGGCAAGGCGTTCAGCTCAGTTCCGTGCAGTCCAGCGTCGCCTCCTTACCAAGTTCAAGGACAAGACGCCGACACCCCTTGCCAACCTGGACAGTCTTCTGGAGGGGACCTACAAGCAGATTCACGTCACTGATGTCATCACTGAAAATCTTAAG GGCATGGAGGAGGACGGATGCCAGCTGAGTTGCGTGGTGCGCCTGGTGCTGGAGATGACCCGCCTAGCCACTGGCATGAGCGACCAGGAGTTTGCCCTCCTCTCAGCGGCCGTGTCCCCTGTGGTGCACCTCTCCATGGAGCAG GGTTGGGAGGAGACAACAGATGCTGCCATCACCTTCCTCCTGCGATCAGTGCTAAATCGAGGGAGCTTGGTGGGCGGGGACCCCAGTACAGCCGTCCCCCCCCCAACACCCATGCCCCGTGATGCCCCACCCACCCCAGAGCTCACCATGCCTCCTGACACCAGTAAGCTCAAGAAACACCTGGGCATTCTGCTGGACAAGATCACAAAGGGAGGCGCTCAACTGTCTCTGGATTCCACATCTGAGACCAAGATGCCAG AGTTGAGTAAGGAGACAGTGTGGCATGATGAGCCAGAGGACCCATCAgagccaccgccgccaccgccagaGGACGACCCCACCAATGTGCCTCTGGGGTCGCGTCTGGGGGAGGACCGGGCGCGCTCAGCCAGGATCAGGTCAGCTCGCCAAGGCCCACGACCGCCCCTCACGCCCGCCTCCCTCTCAG AGGACATGCCTGAGGAGGACCCTGCTACAGAACCCACACCATCAGAGGAGCTGCCAGACCTTACAGGCAACCCAGCAGCCATCCAGCCGCCTCCTCCTACAGTAGAAGAGGAACCCGAGCCACAAGTAGTAGACACACCTTTACCAGACCCCCAGGGACCTAAGGCGACCCTGCCACCCCTTCAGGAAGACCCCAGCGCCCCGCCAGGAGTGTCAGGGGTTACCAAGAAGGATCAACTAAAGAAAGAGAACACCATTGAGAGTCCTGCTGATATATTTGACCTCATGGAAGGGGATGATGTTtggtag